The Pseudomonas sp. LFM046 region TCCAGCAAGGCCGGCTCCACCGAGCTGGCGGTGCGCGCCCTGCAGAAGCCGCTGGACCTCAGCGACTCGGCGATTCGCCGCGACTTGCTGAAGGGCGACAGTCTGGAGTTCGAGGAAACCGACCTGTATGAGCGTGCGTTCGCCCTGGCCGAGAAGAGCGAGCGGCGCAAACTGCCGCGCCAGGTGATGCCGGGTATTGCCCTGAAAAGCCCGAAAATTACCCGCAAGCTCACCACCGAGTGGTTCGCCAAGCGGGTGGACGAGCGTTATCAGCGCTGCATGAAACGCGCTTCCGGGACCTGATGCCCGTCCAGGCCGGCGTCTTCGATCTCGTCCGCCACCAGACTCTGGATGCGCCACAGGTTGCGGTCGCGGATGCCGTGCTCCTCCAGCATGGTCACGGTGCGGAACAGGTACTGGGCCGCCGAGCCCCAGTGGCCGGCGGCCCTCGCCAGCACATGGGCGACCCGCTCCGGCGGCAGCTGGCCCGCATAGGCGTTGCCATCGCGGGCGGCGACGAAGGCGAGGGCGCGCAACAGCCCTTGCCCGGTCCGCACAGTGATCCAGCGCGGCACATTGGTGGGCGGGTTGGCGTCTATTTCACGGGCCAGCAGTTGCGCCAGCTGCCCTGAGTGATCCTGCGCCGGCAGTCGAAACGCCATGCCCTGGCAGCTGCCGCCCCGGTCCAGGGCCAGCATCAGCGCCGGGAACTCGCGGGTTCCGCGCCAGCGGGTGAGGGTGAGGCAGAAGGAACGGTGCCAGCCGAAGGCGGTGGCGCGGCAACTCTCGAGAAAATCGAACTCCGGGTTCCAGATCAGCGAACCGTAGGCGAACACCCAGAGTTCGGTCGGGCGGTATTCATCCAGGAGTGCCTCGGCCATGGCCGCGAACTCGGCTTCCGTGTGCTCCCGGGTGCCGGGCTCGGGGCCCGGGTCCGGCTCCATCCGCTCGACGCGGGCGACCAGCTCGGCGGTCAGCTTCCTCGTGCTGCTTGCCATGTGACGGCACCGTTGCAGTGACTTGGAGATGGAGCCTAGTCCAAGCAGGCAAGCGCTTTCCGTGAGCGCTCAGAACACTTCCGCATAGCGACTATTTCCACTGTGCGAGGGCGGCGTCAGTCCGAAATGGGCTGGTCTTCGGCCTCCAGTTCGGTCCATAGCAGGCGCGCCGGTGGGGAAAGCGGGGCGCCGCGGCGCACCACCACGGAGAAGGGTTCACTGCGGGAATGCAATTGCAGGGGAAGGGTCGTCAGGGTGCCGAGGCCGACCGCTGCGTCGGCGACTTCCGAAGGCATCAGGGCGATCAGGTCCGGGTCCTGGCGCAGCAGCATCAGCGTGGTGAAGGTGGACGCGGTTTCCACCGGGTAGCGCGGAAACTCCAGGCCCGCCTGGCTGAATTCGCGCTCCAGCACCAGCCGCATCGGCATGTTCGCCGGGAAGACCACCCAGCGGTAGCCGGCCAACTGCTCCAGGTCCAGATGCGTGGCGCTGGCCAGGGGGTGGGCTGGATTGGCGACCACGCGCAGCTGCTCCTGATACAGCTCATGGCTGTCGTAGGCATCCGGCCGAGGGCTGACGCTGGTTCGGCAGATGGCCAGGTCCAGCCGGCCCTGGTCCAGCAGTCCCAGCAAGCGCGCGCTGGTGTCTTCCACCACCTCCACAGACAGCTCCGGCTGGGCCTCCCGCAGTCGCTCCAGGCTGCGCACCAGCAGCGGCACCGCGCCCATCACCACCCCCACCGACAAGCGCCCGCCCTGGCCCTGGAGAATGCCGATCATCTCGTCCCGCAGGTGCGCCAGATCGGTATGGATCAGCCGCGCATAACGAATGGCGCAGCGCCCCAGGTCATTGGGTTCCAGGCCCTGGCTGGTGCGGCTGAACAGACGCGCGCCGAAGGCCGCTTCGATCTCGTTCAACGCCTTGGTGGCGCCGGGCTGGGTGATGGCGATCTCTTCGGCCGCCTTGTGCAGCGAGCCCTGTTCATCCAGGGCGATGAGCAGGCGCAGTTGCTTCAGGCGCAGGCGGGAAACCAGGGCGGGGAGGGAGGCGATCATGGGGATGACGAATAGTTATCACGGGATCAGGAGCTCTCATTAGGCAGGCCACAGGGGGATTCGTAAAGTCCCCCGTCAACCCACGAGATCAGGGAGACGAGCATGACCGTCATCAGCGGCTTCAACTTCATCGCCGGTGGCCGCAGCGCCGCCGGCACCCTCACCGTGCAAAGCTTCGACGCCACCACCGGCGAAGCGCTGCCCTACCTGTTCCACCAGGCCACCCAGGCCGAAGTGGACGCCGCCGCCCGCGCAGCCGAGGCTGCCTATCCGGCGTTCCGCAACCTGCCCGCCAGCCGCCGCGCCGAATTCCTCGACGCCATCGCTGACGAGCTGGACGCCCTGGGCGACGACTTCATCGCCACCGTCTGCCGCGAAACCGCACTGCCTACGGCGCGCATCCAGGGTGAGCGTGGCCGCACCAGTGGCCAGATGCGCCTGTTCGCCACGGTGTTGCGCCGCGGGGACTTCTACGGCGCCCGCATCGACCGCGCCTTGCCCGAGCGCAAGCCCCTGCCGCGCCCGGACCTGCGTCAGTACCGCATCGGCGTCGGCCCGGTGGCGGTGTTCGGCGCCAGCAACTTCCCCCTGGCTTTCTCCACGGCCGGTGGCGACACCGCCGCCGCCCTGGCTGCCGGCTGCCCGGTGGTGTTCAAGGCCCACAGCGGCCACATGGCCACCGCTGAGTGGGTGGCCGACGCCATCGTTCGCGCGGCAGAGAAAACCGCCATGCCGGCAGGCGTGTTCAACATGATCTACGGCGGCGGGGTCGGGGAATGGCTGGTCAAGCATCCGGCCATCCAGGCCGTGGGCTTCACCGGTTCCCTGCGTGGCGGCCGCGCCCTCTGCGACATGGCCGCCGCGCGTCCGCAACCCATCCCGGTATTCGCCGAGATGAGCAGCATCAACCCCGTCCTGCTGCTGCCCGAAGCCCTCAAGAGCCGTGGCGAGCAGGTGGCTCAGGAATTGGCCGCCTCGGTGGTGCTGGGGGCAGGGCAGTTCTGTACCAACCCGGGGCTGGTGATCGGCATCCGTTCGCCGGAGTTCTCCGCATTCCTCGAACGTTTCGCTGCCCTGATGGGCGACCAGCCGGCCCAGACCATGCTCAATGCCGGCGGCCTCACGAGCTATCGCCAGGGGCTGGAGCACCTGGAGCAACACCCCGGCGTCAGCCACCTGGCCGGGGCGAAACAGGAAGGCAATCAGGCCCGTGCCCAACTGTTCAAGGCCGATGTGAGCCTGCTGCTGGAAGGGGATGAACTGCTGCAGGAGGAAGTCTTCGGCCCCACCACCGTGGTCGTCGAAGTGGCCGACAAGGCGGAACTGACCCGCGCCCTGCACAGCCTGCGCGGCCAGCTCACCGCCACCCTGATCGCTGAACCGGCGGACCTCGCCACCTTTGGCGACCTGGCCAGCCTGCTGGAACACAAGGCCGGCCGCCTGCTGCTCAACGGCTACCCCACAGGCGTGGAAGTCTGCGACGCCATGGTCCACGGCGGCCCGTATCCCGCCACCTCGGATGCCCGTGGTACCTCGGTCGGAACGCTGGCCATCGACCGATTCCTGCGGCCGGTGTGCTACCAGAACTACCCCGATGCGCTGCTGCCGGATGCCCTGAAGAATGCCAATCCGCTGAGCATTCAGCGGCTGGTGGACGGGGTGAGTACGAGGGACGCGGTTTAAGGGCTGAAGTTGAAACCTCCATCTCGCTCAGCGCGGGATGCTTGCGCCGGATGGAGGTTTTTCTTGTTCGTGTTCGGGGGGATCGGCGCGATCGGCAACGTTAAAGACGGCGGCTGATCTGCATTGAAAACGGCCTGCCTGATCAATTGGGATTGTGTTGCAGTTCCGTCAGATACCGCTTGCCAGCTTCTACATCGTATATGTGGAAGTTGTTCATCATTCGCCCGTACAGATGCAGGCTCACGGCACGCCCTCGTTCAGCGGGAACGCCCGTAATGTGAATGTGATCGGGGTTCGGCACGAAGCTTGTGACGGCACCTGGCGGCAAAAGAATCATCCCGCCGCGAACCAGATCGATGCCTTCATCGCGCGTCCGATCCGGCGACAGGCAGACGTAACTGCGTTCCTCCAGCACGCCCTCGACGATACCCACCACGCCCCAGCTGCCATGGTCATGAACAGGCGTCCATTGGCCGGGCATCCACACCAGGGCATAGAGCGACAGGCCGTCATCCTCGGCGCGGTAGATGAGATTGCGCGAGTAATGATTGGGGTCGCTGCGATAGTGCTGCTCTTCCAGGAAGCCGGGCGCCTTGTCGATGAGGTCCATCATGAGCGGTGCCAGCGCCGCCACGCAGTCGCAAGGTTTCGATTGCATACGGCTCAGCTCAGTGGCCCGCTCAATAAAGCTGCTCAATACAGAGTTCGGCACGCGCCATACCCTCCAGTGGTCATGAGTCGTTGAATAAGAGACCAGACGTCTACACGCAAGCGCAGCCTGTTTCGAACGCAATGTGAAGCAATGACGGACTTTTGATAGCTCGGCTCGGCCCGGCTATGAATGGGAGGGCCGCCGTCTGTTATTCGACGAAAATCAATGTAGTAGATTTTCTGGCCCCACTCAGAACAAGGGGCAGCTTCATGTTCTGCCCCGCTTACCAGTCCCTCTCCCGCGCCCACCGTAGGGTGGAAATCGCTTTTCATTTCCACCGTTCCTGCCATGCGATACACCGATGGTGGACCGATGAAGCGTGGTCCACCTTACGAGCTGAACGCGCTTTCGGTGTGGCTGTCAGCGTTCCAGCACATAGGTGCCGGGGGCGGGGCACAGGGGCGGGAACTTGCGTGAGCCCAGCTTCTTCGGCGCCGGCAGGCTGTCCCCGGAGCGTTGCTGAATCCACTCGCGCCAATGGGGCCACCAGCTGCCTTGCTGGCGCTCGCCGGCGTTCTGCAGCCAGGTTTCCGGGTCTTCGGCGGCAGCAGGCGCTGCGTAGAAGAAGGACTTCGGATTGCCGGGCGGGTTGACCAGGCTCTGCAGGTGGCCGGCGTTGGACAGCACATAGGTGGTGTCCTCGCCGAACAGGCGGGCGGTGCCGTAGCAGCCCTGCCAGGGCGTGATGTGGTCGGTGGTGCCGCCGATGACGTAGGCGCCGACTTTTACCTGGGTCATGTCGATCGTCTCGCCGGCGATCTCCATGGTGCCCGGGTTGCTGTAGGGGTTCAGCTGGACCAGGTCGAGGTAGTCGGCATGCAGCTGGGCCGGCAGACGGGTGGTGTCGTTGTTCCAGGCCAGGATGTCGAATGCCGGCGGCTTGTTGCCCAGCAGGTAGTTGTTGACCCAGTAATTCCAGATCAGGTCGTTGGGGCGCATCCAGGCGAACATGCGCGCCATGTCCTGGCCGCTCAGCACGCCCTTGCGCCGCGAGCTGGCCTTGGCGGCGCGCAGGGCGGACGGGGTGGTGAAGAGGCCGAGGGTGGTGTCGTCCAGTGCCGAGGGCATGTCGAGTACGCACACGGCCCAGCTGGTGTTGGCGACCTTGTGGCCTTCGCCACGTGCCGCCAGCCAGCCGAGGTACGCCGCCAGGGTGATGCCGCCCGAGCAGGAGCCCCACATGTTCACGTCCGGGCTGCCGGTGATCTTGCATGCCACATCCACGGCCTGGTCGAGGCACAGGGCGTAGTCGGAGAGGCCCCAGTCGCGATGTTCGGCGGTGGGGTTGCGCCAACTGATGACGAACAGGTTCACGCCGCTGTCCTGAATCCACTTGATCAGGCTTTTTTCCGGCGACAGGTCGATGGCGTAGTACTTGTTGATCTGCGGCGGCGACATCACCAGCGGACGTGCATGGACGTTCTCGGTGGTCGGTGCGAACTGCAGCAGCTCGAACATCTCATTGCGGAAGACCACCTCGCCCTTGGCGGCGGCGATGTTCTCTCCCACCTTGAACGGCGTGCTGTCGACCTGCGCCGGGAGGCCACGGTTGTTGACCAGGTCGTGGGTGAACTGGCGAATGCCCCGGGCCAGGCTCATGCCGCCCGTGTCCACCAGTTTGCGCAGCGCCACCGGGTTGGTCAGCGGCAAGTTGCTGGGTGCCACCGCATCGGCCAGGAGCGACGCGACGAACTGGGCCCGGCTCTTTTCGAGGGGCGCGAGATCGGTGGACTCGATGAAACGGGTGAATTCGCTCTGGCCCGCCAAGTAGCTCTGCAGCAGGGCGCGCAACAGGAAATTGGATTGCCAGGCCGGATCGGCGAAGCGCTTGTCCTTCGGGTCCGGCGCGATTTCGGAGTTGCCCCGGACGATGGAGCCCAGCGATTTCAGGTAGCCGCCGAGGTGATAGCCGGCCTTGAGCGGTGACTTGCCCACGGCCTTCAGCAGGTAGCCGGCGGAGCTGGCCAGGTCGGCGGGGCGCACGCTGACCAGCGGGTTGCCGGCGAGGGTCTGGTTGGACGCAGTGCCAATCAGTTCGTGCTGGGGGGAATCACTCGCCGGATCGTCGTTTTTGCTGCGGCGGCGGGGCTTGGCGGCTGACGGGCGTCGCTTGGCGGTTGATGCGGTCTGGGGCGTACTGGGGGAAATGCTCATTGCGACACTCTTTGTTTTTCTTGGAAGCGTTTCATGAAGGGGCGCAGGCCGTTCACTCCCCACCCACCCTCTGCGGGAATGTGGCGTTGAGCACCTGCAGGCGTTTCATTCGAGCAAGGCCAATCAGAGACGGAGAGGTCGTGGCTCCCCGTCCCTGATTCGGACCCCGTGCCAGGGGACACAGCATCCGAGCCCCGACCTGATCAACGAGGCTGACACTTGCCCATCGGGACCATGGTTCTAGTCCGTGATGAATCGTCAGCGACTGTA contains the following coding sequences:
- a CDS encoding gamma-glutamylcyclotransferase — encoded protein: MASSTRKLTAELVARVERMEPDPGPEPGTREHTEAEFAAMAEALLDEYRPTELWVFAYGSLIWNPEFDFLESCRATAFGWHRSFCLTLTRWRGTREFPALMLALDRGGSCQGMAFRLPAQDHSGQLAQLLAREIDANPPTNVPRWITVRTGQGLLRALAFVAARDGNAYAGQLPPERVAHVLARAAGHWGSAAQYLFRTVTMLEEHGIRDRNLWRIQSLVADEIEDAGLDGHQVPEARFMQR
- a CDS encoding LysR family transcriptional regulator — its product is MIASLPALVSRLRLKQLRLLIALDEQGSLHKAAEEIAITQPGATKALNEIEAAFGARLFSRTSQGLEPNDLGRCAIRYARLIHTDLAHLRDEMIGILQGQGGRLSVGVVMGAVPLLVRSLERLREAQPELSVEVVEDTSARLLGLLDQGRLDLAICRTSVSPRPDAYDSHELYQEQLRVVANPAHPLASATHLDLEQLAGYRWVVFPANMPMRLVLEREFSQAGLEFPRYPVETASTFTTLMLLRQDPDLIALMPSEVADAAVGLGTLTTLPLQLHSRSEPFSVVVRRGAPLSPPARLLWTELEAEDQPISD
- a CDS encoding aldehyde dehydrogenase (NADP(+)), translated to MTVISGFNFIAGGRSAAGTLTVQSFDATTGEALPYLFHQATQAEVDAAARAAEAAYPAFRNLPASRRAEFLDAIADELDALGDDFIATVCRETALPTARIQGERGRTSGQMRLFATVLRRGDFYGARIDRALPERKPLPRPDLRQYRIGVGPVAVFGASNFPLAFSTAGGDTAAALAAGCPVVFKAHSGHMATAEWVADAIVRAAEKTAMPAGVFNMIYGGGVGEWLVKHPAIQAVGFTGSLRGGRALCDMAAARPQPIPVFAEMSSINPVLLLPEALKSRGEQVAQELAASVVLGAGQFCTNPGLVIGIRSPEFSAFLERFAALMGDQPAQTMLNAGGLTSYRQGLEHLEQHPGVSHLAGAKQEGNQARAQLFKADVSLLLEGDELLQEEVFGPTTVVVEVADKAELTRALHSLRGQLTATLIAEPADLATFGDLASLLEHKAGRLLLNGYPTGVEVCDAMVHGGPYPATSDARGTSVGTLAIDRFLRPVCYQNYPDALLPDALKNANPLSIQRLVDGVSTRDAV
- a CDS encoding cysteine dioxygenase family protein, with the protein product MPNSVLSSFIERATELSRMQSKPCDCVAALAPLMMDLIDKAPGFLEEQHYRSDPNHYSRNLIYRAEDDGLSLYALVWMPGQWTPVHDHGSWGVVGIVEGVLEERSYVCLSPDRTRDEGIDLVRGGMILLPPGAVTSFVPNPDHIHITGVPAERGRAVSLHLYGRMMNNFHIYDVEAGKRYLTELQHNPN
- a CDS encoding alpha/beta fold hydrolase; amino-acid sequence: MSISPSTPQTASTAKRRPSAAKPRRRSKNDDPASDSPQHELIGTASNQTLAGNPLVSVRPADLASSAGYLLKAVGKSPLKAGYHLGGYLKSLGSIVRGNSEIAPDPKDKRFADPAWQSNFLLRALLQSYLAGQSEFTRFIESTDLAPLEKSRAQFVASLLADAVAPSNLPLTNPVALRKLVDTGGMSLARGIRQFTHDLVNNRGLPAQVDSTPFKVGENIAAAKGEVVFRNEMFELLQFAPTTENVHARPLVMSPPQINKYYAIDLSPEKSLIKWIQDSGVNLFVISWRNPTAEHRDWGLSDYALCLDQAVDVACKITGSPDVNMWGSCSGGITLAAYLGWLAARGEGHKVANTSWAVCVLDMPSALDDTTLGLFTTPSALRAAKASSRRKGVLSGQDMARMFAWMRPNDLIWNYWVNNYLLGNKPPAFDILAWNNDTTRLPAQLHADYLDLVQLNPYSNPGTMEIAGETIDMTQVKVGAYVIGGTTDHITPWQGCYGTARLFGEDTTYVLSNAGHLQSLVNPPGNPKSFFYAAPAAAEDPETWLQNAGERQQGSWWPHWREWIQQRSGDSLPAPKKLGSRKFPPLCPAPGTYVLER